The following proteins are encoded in a genomic region of Brachypodium distachyon strain Bd21 chromosome 1, Brachypodium_distachyon_v3.0, whole genome shotgun sequence:
- the LOC100845726 gene encoding serine carboxypeptidase-like 51, whose amino-acid sequence MESRAVALLFCLLCVSLLRAAHATTFGTSDGTERWGYVQVRPKAHLFWWYYKSPHRVSTPTKPWPTVLWLQGGPGASGVGLGNFLEVGPLDGNLKPRNSTWLQKADLIFVDNPVGVGYSYVEEDGLLVTTDLQAAADMTTLLKALVHQEMPTLQSSPLFLVGESYGGKYAATLGVSVVRAVKAGELRLTLGGVALGDSWISPEDFAASYGSLLLDVSRLDSNGAEHANKEAQVVRQQVAAGQFRPAQSTLNRMLNWIVVNSGHVDVYNFLLDAGMDPVADDPSSALEYSRYLAESKLSVGDSIQGAMNGAIKQKLKIIPKDVVWKAQSYTVYYALINDFMKPRIQEVDELLSYGVNVTVYNGQLDVICSAVGAEAWVQKLKWDGLNNFLSLPRRPLYCDSAQTTKGFVKSYKNLHFYWILGAGHFVPVDQPCVALDMIGNITESPAIYRP is encoded by the exons ATGGAGTCCCGTGCTGTTGCTCTCTTGTTCTGCCTGCTCTGCGTGTCTCTTCTTCGCGCCGCACATGCCACCACCTTCGGAACCTCCGACGGCACGGAGCGCTGGGGATACGTGCAAGTCCGTCCGA AGGCTCACCTGTTCTGGTGGTACTACAAGAGCCCCCATAGGGTGTCTACGCCGACCAAGCCATGGCCAACCGTCCTCTGGCTGCAGGGAGGCCCG GGAGCGTCAGGGGTCGGGCTCGGCAACTTCCTGGAGGTCGGCCCGCTTGATGGCAACCTGAAGCCACGCAACTCGACGTGGCTGCAAAAGGCCGACCTCATCTTCGTG GACAACCCGGTCGGGGTCGGGTACAGCTACGTGGAGGAGGATGGCCTGCTGGTGACGACCGACCTGCAGGCGGCGGCTGACATGACCACGCTCCTCAAGGCGCTCGTCCATCAGGAGATGCCCACGCTGCAGAGCAGCCCGCTGTTCCTCGTCGGGGAGTCGTACGGCGGCAAGTACGCCGCCACGCTCGGCGTCTCCGTCGTCAGGGCCGtcaaggccggcgagctcAGGCTGACGCTCGGAGGCGTGGCTCTCGGAGATAGCTGGATCTCGCCCGAGGATTTCGCG gCTTCGTATGGATCGCTGCTGCTGGACGTGTCGAGGCTGGACAGCAACGGCGCGGAGCACGCAAACAA GGAAGCGCAGGTGGTGAGGCAGCAGGTTGCGGCGGGGCAGTTCAGGCCGGCACAGTCCACGCTCAACAGGATGCTCAACTGGATCGTCGTCAACAGCGGCCACGTG gATGTGTACAACTTCTTGCTGGACGCCGGGATGGACCCGGTCGCGGACGATCCTAGCTCTGCGCTCGAGTACTCCAGGTACCTAGCAGAGAGCAAGCTGTCCGTAGGGGACTCCATCCAGGGCGCCATGAATGGTGCCATCAAGCAAAAGCTCAAGATCATCCCCAAAGACGTTGT ATGGAAGGCGCAATCCTACACGGTGTACTACGCACTGATCAACGATTTCATGAAGCCTAGGATTCAAGAGGTCGATGAGCTCCTGTCGTATGGTGTCAACGTCACGGTGTACAATGGCCAG CTCGATGTAATCTGCTCGGCGGTCGGCGCGGAAGCGTGGGTCCAGAAGCTCAA ATGGGATGGCCTGAATAACTTCTTGAGCTTGCCAAGGCGCCCTCTGTACTGTGACTCTGCCCAAACTACCAAGGGCTTTGTAAAATCTTACAAGAACCTGCATTTCTACTGGATCCTCGGAGCAGGCCACTTT
- the LOC106865401 gene encoding serine carboxypeptidase-like 51: protein MDKHSRPLALLSLLCLSLLRASCAASVTAGSSDGSELWGFVEVRPKAHLFWWYYKSPQRVSTPSKPWPTVLWLQGGPGASGVGLGNFLEIGPLDVNLKPRNSTWLQKADLIFVDNPVGVGYSYVEDDSLLVTTDWQAATDATKLLKALTKELPALQQGSPFFLVAESYGGKYAATLGVSIARAVRTGDLKLNLAGVALGDSWISPEDFTLSYAPLLLQVSRLDDNAGDAAKKKAATVKEQIAAGQLAAAQGSWGELLDFVGSKSASVDVYNFLLDSGMDPVAAVDLPASSSSSPTTPTNTQVMKYSTYLGSSQPEAEQPDSNTIGGIMNGVIKEKLKIIPKNLEWHEQSDAVYNALVNDFMKPRIDEVDELLSYGVDVTVYNGQLDVICSTIGAEAWVQKLKWNGLKNFLSLPRQPLQCGASKATKAFVRSYKNLHFYWILGAGHFVPADQPCIALSMISSITQSPAS, encoded by the exons ATGGACAAGCACAGtagacctcttgctctgcttTCGCTCCTCTGCCTCTCGCTGCTCCGCGCCAGCTGTGCCGCGTCAGTGACCGCCGGCAGCTCCGACGGCTCGGAGCTCTGGGGATTCGTCGAAGTCCGACCAA AGGCCCATCTTTTCTGGTGGTACTACAAGAGCCCCCAGAGGGTGTCGACGCCGTCCAAGCCATGGCCGACCGTCCTCTGGCTGCAGGGCGGCCCG gGAGCGTCCGGGGTGGGTCTCGGCAACTTCCTCGAGATCGGGCCGCTGGACGTCAACCTGAAGCCTCGCAACTCGACGTGGCTCCAGAAAGCCGACCTCATCTTCGTG GACAACCCGGTGGGCGTCGGGTACAGCTACGTGGAGGACGATAGCCTGCTGGTGACGACGGACTGGCAGGCGGCAACGGACGCCACCAAGCTCCTCAAGGCGCTCACCAAGGAGCTCCCCGCGCTGCAGCAAGGGAgccccttcttcctcgtcgccgAGTCCTACGGCGGCAAGTACGCCGCCACGCTCGGCGTCTCCATCGCCAGAGCCGTCCGCACCGGAGACCTCAAGCTGAACCTCGCAGGCGTCGCGCTCGGCGATAGCTGGATCTCGCCCGAGGATTTCACG CTCTCCTACGCGCCGCTTCTCCTCCAAGTGTCAAGGCTGGACGACAACGCCGGTGACGCCGCCAAGAA AAAGGCTGCGACGGTGAAGGAGCAAATCGCGGCGGGgcagctcgccgccgcgcaggGGTCGTGGGGTGAACTGCTGGATTTCGTCGGCTCCAAGAGCGCCAGCGTC GATGTGTacaatttcttgcttgattcCGGCATGGACCCGGTGGCGGCAGTCGACCTGCCCGCGAGCTCTTCGTCGTCGCCGACGACTCCGACAAACACCCAGGTGATGAAGTACTCGACGTACCTCGGCAGCAGTCAGCCGGAGGCCGAGCAGCCCGACTCCAACACAATCGGCGGCATCATGAACGGggtcatcaaggagaagctcaAGATCATCCCCAAGAACCTCGA GTGGCACGAGCAGTCAGATGCTGTCTACAACGCGCTGGTCAACGACTTCATGAAGCCAAGGATCGACGAG GTCGACGAGCTGCTGTCCTACGGAGTGGATGTCACTGTGTACAATGGCCAG CTCGACGTGATCTGCTCGACCATAGGCGCAGAAGCATGGGTGCAAAAGCTCAA ATGGAACGGACTGAAGAACTTCCTGagtctgccgcggcagcctctGCAGTGCGGAGCTTCCAAGGCCACCAAGGCCTTCGTCAGGTCCTACAAGAACCTGCACTTCTATTGGATCCTTGGAGCTGGCCACTTC GTGCCTGCCGACCAGCCGTGCATTGCGCTGAGCATGATCAGTAGCATAACTCAATCTCCAGCCAGTTAG